A part of Limihaloglobus sulfuriphilus genomic DNA contains:
- a CDS encoding Dabb family protein, producing the protein MLVHTVLFWLKDDVTDDDREFFAAELEKLKGIECAHAVYVGTPAATERPVIDSSYDFCLTVILPDTAAHDTYQYDPLHVAFVEKCKAMFGKILIYDAD; encoded by the coding sequence ATGCTTGTACATACTGTATTATTCTGGTTAAAGGATGATGTAACCGATGATGACAGAGAATTTTTCGCGGCAGAGCTGGAGAAGCTCAAGGGGATTGAATGTGCCCACGCTGTTTATGTCGGCACTCCTGCGGCGACGGAACGGCCGGTGATTGACAGCAGCTACGACTTCTGTCTGACGGTAATATTACCGGATACGGCAGCGCACGACACCTACCAATACGACCCGCTGCACGTAGCTTTTGTGGAAAAATGCAAAGCGATGTTTGGGAAAATCCTGATCTACGATGCGGACTGA
- a CDS encoding DNA-processing protein DprA, whose protein sequence is MHNNYLTNDTKVIIMLCGVFGKDRSVSPLTQTEYNKLVGWLVQAGLRPEDMLKHDVLSDASKGSGIEQSRLDSLMSRGVQLGFALEDWQNNGVWVISRSDPDYPQRYKKHLKDKAPPLLFGIGEKHLLQGGGLAIVGSRNVDEEGKIFAQTAAELCALNNMPVISGGARGVDINAMSTVLQANGVCIGVLADSLLKKSLEPAARIAITDGRLLLISPYHPKAGFSVGTAMARNKLIYAMADYALIVSSEYKTGGTWAGAKEELRREQHRPVFVRNGENVPKGNLMLLESGAVEFPNDIDQRNFTEKLDSLSNTTKLGSKTLFDYKQEPSAIDKGKIDKIEKKNEKKPKKNSRSAYDVVLPLILEMTETRVKPGELAKQLDVSKNQIKNWLTRAENEHKIEKVSKKPIEYIRNYNVNSL, encoded by the coding sequence ATGCATAATAATTATCTAACTAATGACACAAAAGTTATAATCATGCTCTGCGGTGTATTTGGCAAAGACAGATCAGTGAGTCCTCTTACCCAAACGGAATATAACAAACTGGTCGGTTGGCTGGTTCAAGCCGGTTTACGCCCTGAAGATATGCTCAAACACGATGTTCTATCAGACGCATCAAAAGGCTCTGGAATTGAGCAATCCCGCCTTGATTCACTGATGAGCAGGGGTGTCCAACTGGGTTTTGCTCTGGAAGATTGGCAGAATAACGGTGTGTGGGTTATAAGCAGAAGCGACCCTGATTATCCCCAGAGATACAAGAAACATCTAAAGGACAAGGCTCCTCCGCTTTTGTTCGGAATTGGCGAAAAACACTTACTTCAAGGAGGCGGCCTTGCCATAGTCGGGTCGCGAAATGTAGATGAAGAGGGAAAGATTTTTGCGCAAACAGCAGCAGAGTTATGCGCTTTGAATAATATGCCTGTGATTTCGGGAGGGGCTCGCGGGGTTGACATCAACGCTATGTCAACGGTTTTACAGGCTAATGGAGTTTGTATAGGTGTTCTTGCTGACAGCCTTTTGAAAAAAAGTCTCGAACCAGCTGCCAGAATTGCGATTACTGATGGCAGACTGCTGCTTATTTCTCCATATCACCCCAAAGCCGGTTTTAGTGTTGGAACTGCAATGGCACGTAACAAGCTGATTTATGCTATGGCCGATTACGCCTTGATTGTAAGCTCTGAATACAAGACCGGAGGAACCTGGGCAGGTGCAAAAGAAGAGCTAAGAAGAGAACAGCATCGTCCGGTATTTGTTAGAAATGGGGAAAATGTTCCAAAAGGCAACCTAATGCTGCTGGAGTCAGGTGCTGTTGAGTTTCCGAATGATATTGACCAGAGAAACTTCACAGAAAAACTGGATTCTTTGTCAAACACCACTAAGCTCGGCAGTAAGACACTTTTTGATTATAAACAAGAGCCGTCTGCGATAGATAAGGGGAAAATAGATAAAATTGAGAAGAAAAATGAGAAAAAACCAAAAAAAAATTCAAGATCAGCTTATGATGTTGTTTTGCCGTTAATACTGGAAATGACAGAAACTCGCGTAAAGCCTGGCGAGCTGGCTAAGCAGCTCGATGTGTCGAAAAACCAAATAAAAAATTGGCTCACACGCGCAGAGAATGAACATAAAATAGAAAAAGTTTCTAAAAAACCAATTGAATACATAAGAAACTATAATGTTAACAGTTTATAA
- a CDS encoding RecQ family ATP-dependent DNA helicase has product MHSIPTQKYALQLLQTALDDKKAAFRDGQWQSIEFLLNRRRILVVQRTGWGKSMVYFLGTKLLREQGKGLTLLISPLLSLMRNQLEAANRLGLSACTINSSNVEEWDKVESDLKNDRVDILLISPERLANQVFRENILSHVASKIGMLVVDEAHCISDWGHDFRPDYRRIIRVIQAIPPNVPILATTATANDRVVNDVKTQLGGDIGFVRGTLVRKSLKLQNIIMPDTAARMAWLAGTIPRLPGSGIVYTLTQRDSVRVAQWLKQNGISAQAYHAGMSEKEPGGRSRQQLEQSLLNNEIKVLVATVALGMGFDKPDLGFVIHYQRPASVVHYYQQVGRAGRAVDQAYGILLCGEEDDRISDYFIQTAFPPQRHIETVLQAVTKANTGISTPSLMAELNLKYSQIEKTLKFLTIESPAPVIKMDSKWYLTPAASDYSVNRSHVEMITRLRRDEQEQMRSYMRHDGCLMAFLQSALDDPRPQKCGMCKNCTPQQLLEEKYDLKLAQEANLFLKRCYIPIKPRLQWPAGNPLKVYGFTGSISDQQRLSEGRALSLWRDAGWGQLAADGKYQSERFCDDLVSACAQMYEKWAPEPKPKWATCIPSLNRPELVPDFARRLSEKLGLRFGMCFEKVRQNMPQKEMENSYQQAANLDGVFKLTIDNGTFAPCLLIDDVVDSRWTFTVAAALLRQAGCKAVYPLALAMNSPRMD; this is encoded by the coding sequence ATGCATTCAATTCCTACACAAAAATATGCTTTGCAGTTATTGCAGACTGCCCTTGATGACAAAAAGGCTGCTTTCAGGGATGGGCAGTGGCAGAGCATTGAGTTTTTACTGAATCGCCGGAGAATATTGGTTGTTCAACGCACCGGCTGGGGCAAAAGCATGGTGTATTTTCTTGGTACTAAGCTGCTGCGGGAACAAGGCAAAGGTTTAACTTTATTAATTTCGCCATTGTTGTCTTTAATGCGAAATCAGCTTGAAGCAGCCAATAGGCTGGGCCTCAGCGCGTGCACTATAAACAGCAGCAATGTTGAGGAATGGGATAAAGTTGAAAGTGATCTGAAAAATGACAGAGTTGACATACTCTTAATATCACCAGAGCGGCTTGCAAACCAGGTTTTTCGGGAAAACATTTTATCCCATGTGGCCTCAAAGATCGGAATGCTTGTCGTTGATGAAGCTCATTGCATTTCTGACTGGGGACACGATTTTCGCCCTGATTATCGGCGGATTATCAGAGTTATTCAGGCCATTCCTCCGAATGTGCCGATACTTGCCACGACTGCAACGGCAAATGACAGGGTTGTAAACGACGTTAAAACACAGTTAGGCGGAGATATAGGTTTTGTCCGCGGCACGCTTGTCCGAAAAAGCCTTAAATTGCAGAATATTATAATGCCGGACACAGCGGCAAGAATGGCCTGGCTTGCGGGCACAATCCCCAGACTCCCCGGCAGCGGTATTGTTTACACTTTGACCCAGCGAGATTCTGTGCGTGTAGCGCAATGGCTGAAGCAAAACGGGATCTCTGCTCAAGCCTATCATGCGGGAATGTCTGAAAAAGAGCCCGGCGGCAGGAGCCGACAACAGCTTGAGCAGTCGCTGCTGAATAATGAGATCAAGGTTCTTGTTGCTACAGTGGCTCTCGGTATGGGATTTGACAAACCCGATTTAGGTTTTGTAATACATTATCAGCGCCCCGCATCTGTGGTTCACTATTACCAACAGGTGGGCAGGGCCGGCCGAGCAGTTGACCAGGCGTATGGAATTTTGCTCTGCGGAGAGGAGGATGACAGGATATCTGATTATTTTATTCAGACCGCTTTTCCACCTCAGCGACATATAGAGACTGTGCTCCAAGCCGTCACTAAAGCAAATACAGGGATATCAACACCGTCTCTTATGGCGGAGCTGAATCTAAAATATTCACAAATTGAAAAGACCTTAAAATTCTTAACGATTGAATCTCCGGCACCGGTTATTAAAATGGACTCCAAGTGGTACTTAACACCGGCTGCTTCAGATTATTCGGTTAACAGGAGCCATGTTGAGATGATCACCAGGCTAAGAAGAGATGAACAGGAACAGATGCGGTCATATATGCGCCATGACGGATGCCTTATGGCTTTTTTGCAGTCCGCACTGGATGATCCTCGCCCGCAAAAATGCGGTATGTGCAAAAACTGCACTCCGCAGCAGCTTCTCGAAGAAAAGTACGATTTAAAGCTGGCTCAGGAGGCGAATCTTTTTCTGAAGAGATGTTATATTCCTATTAAGCCGCGTCTGCAATGGCCGGCAGGCAATCCCCTGAAGGTTTACGGTTTTACTGGTTCTATTAGCGATCAACAGCGTTTGTCAGAAGGCAGAGCTTTGAGCCTTTGGAGAGATGCCGGTTGGGGGCAACTTGCAGCAGACGGCAAGTACCAGAGTGAACGTTTTTGTGATGATTTGGTCTCGGCCTGTGCCCAAATGTATGAAAAGTGGGCACCTGAACCAAAACCAAAATGGGCCACATGTATCCCTTCGCTTAACCGGCCGGAGCTGGTTCCTGATTTTGCACGAAGACTTTCAGAAAAGCTGGGACTTCGCTTTGGAATGTGTTTTGAAAAGGTAAGGCAAAACATGCCCCAAAAGGAAATGGAAAACAGCTATCAGCAGGCAGCTAATCTGGATGGTGTTTTCAAACTTACAATTGATAATGGCACTTTTGCACCCTGTTTACTGATTGACGATGTAGTCGATTCAAGGTGGACCTTTACCGTTGCGGCAGCTTTGCTTCGTCAGGCCGGCTGCAAGGCAGTTTACCCCCTGGCGTTGGCAATGAATTCTCCAAGAATGGATTAA
- a CDS encoding FtsK/SpoIIIE family DNA translocase, protein MQHKTIVLKLLLVVLLFLFVLIAAACLDFDIADKPSEFVWPLNEKPENIFGPVGAWVSFHINYYIGAGIYMLLLGLSGFTVVAIRGRQITQPVLRTIGLLLCVISVSVIANFTSGIFPSHFPAGGGGILGLFFAAILKANFATFGSWPIVIMSFIVGSILLADSLAIAVYKSIFYFILRLFTGKGADERIKEKQQKENEKEQLRQKLKEEKKAAKEAMKEAKMAAKRAKAAEKRALKAAKKGQYVQAADDNLSSKELFDSDKDQTPAPESDEPGGIPYEPEDEEAEEEMADMQERNASEVDKVKIVLPPVGSKKREPFIQKTYEDYVLPPLDLLEEPEDDFNTDIESQVRGQIDQLCYAFENFNVDAKVVGAEPGPTITLFEIDLGAGVKVNDIAKLKVDLSRTLGVPNVRIISSMPGRQTMGIEVPNKIREVVRLKDLILRAGSKPHDMKIPLFLGKDSSGDAIVTDMADMPHCLIAGTTGSGKSVCVNDIITSILLTKRPDEVQMILVDPKMVEMTPYQELPHLMCPLVTEMAKAERILAWAVEKMEERYILFRDAKARDISSYNRLTRKQLIERFDPQTEEDEARIPKKLPYIVIIVDELADLMMTNREVEDHIVRLAQKSRAVGIHMVLATQRPQRDVVTGLIKSNLPARISFKVATGLDSRIILDQTGAETLLGKGDMLFLHPKTSKIYRAQGAYLEDEEIERIIRHLKDVAQPQFHPELMQLDRIELGETPLDPLFDDAVRVVLENQRGSGSLLQRKLGVGYNRAQRLIEMMAEYGILGEHKNAQAREVMLTMEQWEEIKKEQESG, encoded by the coding sequence ATGCAGCATAAAACCATAGTACTCAAACTCCTGCTCGTTGTACTGCTGTTTCTGTTCGTTTTGATAGCGGCGGCGTGCCTGGATTTTGATATCGCGGATAAGCCCAGCGAGTTTGTCTGGCCGCTGAACGAAAAGCCCGAGAACATCTTCGGTCCGGTCGGCGCATGGGTTTCGTTTCACATAAATTATTACATCGGAGCTGGTATCTATATGCTGCTGCTGGGATTAAGCGGATTTACAGTGGTTGCGATCCGCGGCCGCCAGATTACCCAGCCGGTTCTAAGGACAATCGGGCTGCTGCTTTGCGTTATCAGCGTTTCTGTGATAGCTAACTTTACCTCGGGTATCTTTCCATCCCACTTCCCTGCCGGCGGAGGCGGGATTCTGGGGCTGTTTTTCGCCGCTATTCTAAAGGCCAACTTCGCTACCTTCGGCTCATGGCCTATCGTAATCATGTCCTTTATTGTCGGCAGTATCCTGCTGGCTGACTCTCTGGCTATAGCTGTTTATAAATCTATATTCTACTTTATCTTACGGCTATTTACCGGAAAAGGCGCCGACGAGCGTATCAAGGAAAAACAACAAAAAGAGAACGAGAAAGAACAGCTCCGCCAAAAACTCAAAGAAGAGAAAAAAGCCGCCAAAGAAGCAATGAAAGAAGCCAAGATGGCTGCCAAAAGGGCAAAAGCTGCGGAAAAACGGGCGCTAAAAGCCGCGAAAAAGGGCCAATATGTCCAGGCCGCAGACGATAATCTTTCTTCCAAGGAACTCTTTGACAGTGACAAAGACCAAACCCCCGCTCCCGAAAGTGATGAGCCCGGAGGAATTCCGTATGAGCCGGAAGACGAAGAGGCTGAAGAAGAGATGGCAGACATGCAGGAACGTAACGCGAGCGAAGTTGACAAGGTAAAAATTGTGCTTCCCCCCGTCGGCTCGAAAAAACGAGAGCCATTTATCCAGAAGACCTACGAAGATTATGTACTGCCACCGCTGGATTTGCTCGAGGAGCCCGAGGATGATTTCAATACCGACATCGAGTCGCAGGTACGCGGCCAGATTGACCAGCTCTGTTACGCCTTTGAGAATTTCAACGTTGACGCAAAGGTTGTCGGCGCAGAGCCGGGCCCGACCATCACGCTCTTTGAGATAGACCTCGGTGCCGGCGTCAAGGTAAACGACATCGCAAAGCTCAAGGTTGACCTTTCACGTACGCTGGGCGTACCAAATGTACGTATCATAAGCTCCATGCCCGGCCGCCAGACAATGGGAATCGAGGTTCCCAACAAAATCCGCGAAGTGGTGAGGCTAAAAGATTTGATACTGCGTGCGGGCTCGAAGCCGCATGATATGAAGATACCGCTGTTTCTCGGCAAGGACAGCTCGGGAGACGCCATCGTTACCGATATGGCCGATATGCCCCACTGCCTGATCGCGGGCACGACCGGCTCGGGAAAAAGTGTCTGCGTAAACGACATTATCACCAGCATACTGCTGACCAAGCGGCCCGACGAGGTGCAGATGATCCTCGTTGACCCGAAGATGGTAGAGATGACCCCGTATCAGGAACTGCCCCATCTGATGTGCCCTCTGGTGACGGAAATGGCAAAGGCCGAGAGAATACTGGCATGGGCGGTGGAGAAAATGGAAGAAAGATACATTCTTTTCCGTGATGCAAAAGCCCGTGATATATCAAGTTACAACAGACTCACACGGAAACAGCTTATCGAACGGTTTGACCCGCAGACCGAAGAGGACGAAGCAAGAATACCCAAGAAGCTGCCCTATATCGTTATTATTGTCGATGAACTGGCTGACCTGATGATGACAAACCGCGAGGTTGAGGACCATATTGTCCGGCTCGCCCAGAAATCCCGTGCTGTTGGTATTCACATGGTTCTGGCGACCCAGCGGCCCCAGCGCGACGTGGTAACCGGCCTGATCAAGTCTAACCTGCCCGCGCGTATCAGCTTCAAGGTGGCGACGGGGCTGGACAGCCGTATCATTCTCGACCAGACAGGCGCAGAAACACTGCTGGGCAAGGGAGATATGCTGTTTTTGCACCCGAAAACCAGCAAGATATACCGTGCACAGGGAGCATACCTCGAGGACGAGGAGATAGAACGGATTATCCGCCACCTCAAAGATGTCGCACAGCCCCAGTTCCACCCGGAGCTTATGCAGCTTGACAGAATCGAGCTGGGTGAGACGCCGCTGGATCCGCTCTTTGATGATGCGGTGCGTGTGGTCCTTGAGAACCAACGAGGCAGCGGCTCACTGCTCCAGCGAAAACTCGGCGTCGGCTACAACCGTGCACAGCGGCTTATTGAAATGATGGCAGAGTACGGCATACTCGGCGAACACAAAAACGCACAGGCACGCGAGGTAATGCTGACAATGGAGCAGTGGGAAGAAATCAAAAAAGAACAGGAAAGTGGATAG
- a CDS encoding YqaE/Pmp3 family membrane protein, producing MIIIKIILAIILPPLAAFLQVGVSTHFWINIILTLLGGVPGVIHALWLVLTGKTS from the coding sequence ATGATTATTATTAAGATTATTTTGGCTATTATTCTTCCTCCGCTTGCGGCGTTTCTGCAGGTCGGCGTATCGACGCACTTCTGGATTAACATAATTCTTACACTGCTTGGCGGTGTTCCCGGTGTCATTCATGCATTGTGGCTTGTTTTGACCGGAAAAACTTCTTAG